Proteins co-encoded in one Christiangramia fulva genomic window:
- the galB gene encoding beta-galactosidase GalB, whose amino-acid sequence MRFKIYLLLFLSILVFSCEQNSENRDFKNRKVSFNSGWEFHLNDSLQHQDTVSEDTKWRNIDLPHDWSIEGEFNKNNPAGVGGGALPGGLGWYRKTFSVKAEDSSRLSFVSFDGVYENSEVWINGHYLGKRPNGYIGFDYLLTPYLNYGKKENVMLVKVDNSSQPNSRWYSGSGIYRNVWLITTNKLHIPQWGTFISTPNVSKETASVKLEINIANAYSQSKIAKIKTSILYEGEEITSTSEEVKIEANSEKKITQKATIIDPNLWSVENPQLYKAVTKIMVDGQLLDSYETNFGIRDFHFDTEKGFILNGERVKIKGVCLHHDLGPLGTAVNRRAIERQLEILKEMGTNGIRTSHNPPAPELLELCDKMGFIVMDEAFDMWEESKTAYDYSKNWEKWHEEDLKDQILRDRNHPSVFVWSIGNEIIEQWNERGAEIARELADFTHKLDPTRPVTAAMNPPNEGNKIAYSGALDIIGYNYAHETYTQHPEVFPNTPFIATETTSALETRGYYEFPSDTFKIWPVSWDKIFTEGNPDNTISAFDQVRTPWGSTHEATWKVIKKHDYLSGFFIWTGFDYIGEPTPYIWPSRSSYFGIIDLAGFPKDVYYMYKSEWTHENVLHLLPHWNWEKGQTVDVWAYYNNADEVELFLNGKSMGTKRKQGDDLHVMWRFPFEAGTLKAISRKNGSVVKETEIKTAGQPAKLNLKADREKIKADGKDLCFVTVTITDKDGTLAPRADDLIKFSLKGDGEIVGVASGDPVNHESFKGTQHKAMNGKCLVVIKASENPGDLELIASSDKLAAATIKIEMENEL is encoded by the coding sequence ATGCGATTTAAAATTTATCTCTTACTTTTTCTAAGTATCCTTGTCTTTTCCTGTGAACAAAACTCTGAAAATAGAGATTTCAAGAACCGAAAAGTCTCGTTTAATTCGGGTTGGGAATTCCACCTAAACGATTCCCTCCAACATCAGGATACTGTTTCAGAAGATACAAAGTGGAGAAATATAGATTTACCACATGATTGGAGTATTGAAGGAGAATTCAATAAAAACAATCCCGCCGGCGTGGGAGGAGGTGCATTGCCCGGTGGCCTGGGTTGGTACCGAAAAACATTTTCAGTAAAAGCCGAAGATAGTTCCAGGCTTAGCTTCGTAAGTTTTGACGGCGTATATGAAAACAGCGAAGTCTGGATAAATGGTCATTATTTAGGCAAACGTCCAAATGGATATATTGGTTTTGACTATTTGCTTACTCCTTATCTAAACTATGGGAAGAAAGAAAATGTAATGCTGGTAAAAGTTGATAATTCCAGCCAGCCTAATTCGCGTTGGTATTCCGGATCGGGAATTTACCGGAATGTATGGTTAATCACCACCAACAAACTTCATATTCCGCAGTGGGGAACTTTTATTTCAACTCCTAATGTCAGCAAAGAAACTGCTTCGGTTAAACTCGAAATAAATATCGCCAACGCTTATTCGCAATCTAAAATTGCGAAAATAAAGACCTCTATTTTATACGAGGGAGAGGAGATAACTTCAACTTCCGAAGAAGTTAAAATTGAAGCGAATTCCGAAAAGAAGATCACTCAGAAAGCAACTATTATAGATCCCAACCTATGGTCGGTAGAAAATCCGCAGCTATATAAAGCCGTAACCAAAATTATGGTAGACGGACAATTACTTGACAGCTACGAAACGAATTTTGGAATAAGGGATTTCCATTTTGACACTGAAAAAGGTTTCATTCTTAATGGTGAACGAGTAAAAATCAAAGGCGTTTGTCTGCACCATGACCTGGGACCATTAGGTACGGCAGTTAACAGGCGCGCGATTGAAAGACAACTTGAAATTTTGAAAGAAATGGGAACCAACGGTATAAGGACTTCGCACAATCCGCCGGCTCCCGAACTTTTAGAACTCTGTGACAAAATGGGATTTATCGTCATGGACGAAGCTTTTGATATGTGGGAAGAGTCTAAAACAGCTTATGATTACAGTAAAAACTGGGAAAAGTGGCATGAAGAAGACCTAAAAGATCAAATTTTAAGGGATCGCAATCATCCCAGTGTTTTTGTGTGGAGTATCGGCAATGAAATTATTGAACAATGGAATGAACGCGGTGCGGAGATCGCCCGGGAACTGGCAGATTTTACTCATAAGTTAGATCCAACCCGTCCCGTAACAGCCGCTATGAATCCGCCTAACGAAGGGAACAAAATTGCCTATTCTGGTGCCCTGGATATCATCGGCTACAATTATGCCCATGAAACTTATACTCAACATCCTGAAGTTTTCCCCAACACGCCCTTCATTGCCACCGAGACCACCTCGGCATTAGAAACAAGGGGCTATTATGAATTTCCTTCAGATACCTTTAAAATATGGCCGGTAAGCTGGGATAAGATTTTTACCGAAGGAAATCCTGATAATACTATTTCGGCTTTTGACCAGGTAAGAACACCCTGGGGCTCAACTCACGAAGCGACCTGGAAAGTGATCAAAAAACATGATTATCTTTCTGGTTTTTTTATCTGGACCGGATTCGATTATATAGGTGAACCTACACCCTATATCTGGCCCTCCAGAAGTTCATATTTTGGAATTATAGACCTGGCAGGCTTTCCTAAAGATGTCTATTATATGTACAAAAGTGAGTGGACCCATGAAAATGTGCTACACCTGCTACCTCACTGGAACTGGGAAAAAGGGCAAACCGTAGATGTATGGGCCTATTATAATAATGCCGATGAAGTTGAATTATTTCTGAATGGAAAATCAATGGGCACCAAAAGAAAACAAGGCGATGATCTGCACGTGATGTGGCGATTCCCTTTTGAAGCCGGTACCCTGAAGGCAATTTCGAGGAAAAATGGAAGTGTTGTAAAAGAAACCGAAATTAAAACAGCCGGGCAACCTGCAAAGTTAAATCTTAAAGCAGACCGTGAAAAGATAAAAGCCGATGGCAAGGACCTCTGTTTTGTTACCGTGACTATTACCGATAAAGACGGCACTCTTGCTCCCCGGGCTGATGATCTTATAAAATTCAGCCTGAAAGGCGATGGAGAAATCGTTGGCGTTGCCAGCGGAGATCCCGTAAATCACGAATCTTTTAAAGGCACACAACATAAAGCGATGAACGGAAAATGCCTGGTAGTAATAAAGGCTTCAGAAAATCCCGGCGATCTTGAACTTATAGCTTCTTCTGATAAATTAGCCGCTGCAACGATAAAAATAGAAATGGAAAATGAGCTATAA
- a CDS encoding glycoside hydrolase family 3 C-terminal domain-containing protein, with the protein MKNKITSLAVAFILLALGACNENKNTGTMAIADPQYPFEGDPLSMKYEKQIDSLIAKMTLEEKAGMLHGNSMFTTAGVERLGIPELKMTDGPLGIREELHRESWAPLGLENDFATFYPAGGGLSATWNPEMAHTFGNSIGAEARDRNKDVLLAPAFNIIRTPLGGRTFEYFTEDPFLNKKLVVPYVKGVQENDVAACIKHFAVNNQETNRGSVDVQMDERTLREIYLPAFKAAVEQGHAYSVMAAYNKFRGDYLNENEYMLEEILKGEWDFKGIVISDWDAVHSTVKALKNGADVEMGTNKPFNEYYFAQPLIDSVKAGKISEEEVNDHVRRVLRVMYNIHSIDSTNRAKGSRNTEAHLKDAYNIASESVILLKNSEDLLPLNLTNIKSVAIIGNNADRKFAQGGFGAGVKTKNEVTPLQALKEKLPAAISVKYSQGYEEKYLPSKNGQSYGRETLDTPNSKMIDEAVKTAKESDVAIIFAGSNRDYESEAADRKDLHLPFGQGELIQKVLEANPNTIVVMIAGGPFDLQKINDQTSTIVWSWFNGSEGGNALADILLGKVNPSGKLPWTMPKNLEDSPAHATHSFPGDESVNYKEGILTGYRWFDTKNIEPLYPFGYGLSYTHFNFRDLTVNKEDVFSPEDVIRLNVDVENTGKMAGKEVVQVYVSKENSKIERANQELKGFAKIMVPAGDRKTVTIDIPVKELAYFDEDTNSWKIEPGTYLLKVGNSSRNILLKTSIEIK; encoded by the coding sequence ATGAAAAATAAAATAACCTCTCTTGCTGTTGCCTTTATTTTACTTGCCCTGGGAGCATGTAATGAAAATAAAAATACCGGCACCATGGCTATCGCTGATCCCCAGTATCCCTTTGAGGGAGACCCGCTTAGCATGAAATATGAGAAGCAAATAGACAGCCTGATCGCTAAAATGACCCTGGAGGAGAAAGCAGGAATGCTCCATGGAAACAGCATGTTTACCACGGCAGGAGTTGAAAGATTAGGTATTCCGGAGCTTAAAATGACCGATGGCCCTCTTGGAATTAGGGAAGAACTTCATCGGGAATCCTGGGCGCCGCTGGGATTAGAAAATGACTTTGCTACTTTTTATCCTGCTGGCGGAGGTCTTTCGGCTACCTGGAACCCCGAAATGGCACACACCTTCGGAAATAGTATTGGAGCGGAAGCCAGGGACCGAAATAAAGATGTCCTGCTCGCTCCGGCCTTTAATATTATCAGGACTCCCCTGGGCGGCCGTACCTTTGAATATTTTACTGAAGACCCATTTCTGAATAAAAAACTGGTTGTACCTTATGTTAAAGGCGTTCAGGAAAATGATGTCGCCGCCTGTATCAAACATTTTGCGGTTAATAACCAGGAGACTAACCGTGGCAGTGTGGATGTGCAAATGGACGAAAGAACCCTGCGTGAGATATATCTTCCTGCTTTTAAAGCTGCAGTAGAACAAGGCCATGCTTATAGCGTAATGGCTGCCTACAACAAATTCCGCGGCGATTATTTAAACGAAAATGAATATATGCTGGAAGAAATACTAAAAGGAGAATGGGATTTCAAAGGAATCGTGATTTCAGATTGGGATGCTGTACACAGTACTGTAAAGGCACTTAAAAATGGCGCTGATGTTGAAATGGGCACCAATAAACCGTTTAATGAATATTATTTTGCCCAGCCCCTTATAGATTCGGTAAAAGCGGGCAAAATTTCTGAAGAAGAAGTAAACGACCATGTGAGGCGTGTACTAAGAGTGATGTATAACATCCATAGTATTGATTCAACAAATAGAGCAAAAGGAAGCCGAAATACAGAAGCTCATCTTAAAGATGCTTACAATATCGCTTCAGAATCTGTTATTCTTCTTAAAAATTCTGAAGACCTCTTACCATTAAATTTGACCAATATTAAAAGTGTCGCCATTATTGGTAATAATGCTGACAGGAAATTTGCTCAGGGTGGTTTTGGTGCAGGCGTAAAAACAAAGAATGAAGTAACTCCGTTACAGGCCCTGAAAGAAAAATTACCTGCAGCGATATCGGTTAAATATTCCCAGGGCTATGAAGAAAAATATCTTCCCTCTAAAAACGGCCAAAGCTATGGAAGAGAAACGCTGGACACTCCTAATTCCAAAATGATCGATGAGGCAGTAAAAACCGCAAAAGAATCAGATGTCGCTATCATATTTGCGGGATCTAACCGTGATTATGAATCTGAAGCCGCCGATAGAAAAGATCTTCATCTGCCATTTGGCCAGGGAGAACTTATTCAAAAAGTCCTGGAGGCCAATCCGAATACCATAGTGGTAATGATAGCGGGAGGACCTTTCGATTTACAAAAGATAAATGATCAGACCTCAACCATTGTATGGAGCTGGTTTAATGGTTCGGAAGGTGGAAACGCCCTTGCAGATATTCTTTTAGGAAAAGTAAATCCGTCAGGCAAACTTCCCTGGACAATGCCTAAAAACCTGGAAGATTCACCGGCTCATGCCACTCACAGTTTCCCCGGTGATGAATCGGTTAATTACAAAGAAGGGATTTTAACCGGCTATCGATGGTTTGATACAAAGAACATTGAGCCATTATATCCTTTTGGATATGGCCTTTCTTATACCCATTTTAATTTTCGGGACCTGACTGTCAATAAAGAAGATGTTTTTTCTCCAGAAGACGTAATAAGGCTGAATGTTGATGTAGAAAATACCGGGAAAATGGCTGGAAAGGAAGTGGTTCAGGTATATGTTTCCAAAGAAAATTCAAAAATAGAACGGGCTAACCAGGAGCTGAAAGGCTTTGCAAAAATAATGGTTCCGGCCGGCGACAGGAAAACAGTTACCATAGATATCCCGGTGAAAGAACTGGCCTATTTTGATGAAGATACCAACTCATGGAAAATAGAACCGGGTACCTACCTGCTTAAAGTAGGTAATTCTTCAAGAAATATTCTTTTAAAAACTTCAATAGAAATTAAATAA
- a CDS encoding alpha-xylosidase yields the protein MNKIFSSKTVFLALLFFGIASLQAQIQNAEVLNAPPDMSKDFEDYSNTFYFADELIGFDPSTGKGTIKYQRNNYETRQAFNNMLMRPVPAKANEFPTTEYEASPELPFEIQFVSDRTIRIKMASGPQFHKQEESLMLVDGKAPNHPEAWKSSKIEGGYKYTSAHGSVEIQTKPWHVKIYDENGKLLTSTLHSSDVSNTYTPVLPFSYVRRNSDYSTSMAPVFSLEPGEKIFGCGESFTQFNKRGQKVILWTDDANGVQNETMYKPIPFYMSSRGYGVFMHTSSPISIDFGKYFSAANKIMLGDDVADLFIFIGEPKDILDEYTNLTGKAAMPPLWSFGFWMSRITYFSEKEGREVADNLRKYKIPSDVIHFDTGWFDVDWRNNYQFAADRFDNAEKMLSDLKEQGFHVSLWQLPYFTPKNTLFNEIVEKELAVKDRKGNIPYEDAVLDFSNPETITWYQNKLKNLFDLGVSVFKVDFGEAAPANGIYHSGRTGFYEHNLYPLRYNKAVAEITKQEKGYTLIWARSTWAGSQRYPLHWGGDAATTNSAMLATLRGGLSLGLSGFSFWSHDVGGFVTKSPENLYRRWTPFGMLSSHVRSHGAPPTEPWLYSDSFLKDFRKADNMRYQLMPYIYAQAKESSEKGLPMMRALFVEFPNDAGSWLIDDEYLLGSSMLVAPLFEDVTERDVYLPEGQWIDYQTHKVYESGWYKIKAGEIPIIALVRNGTVIPHIKLAQSTPDMDWSKLELKVYAAEGTNSASGKVYLPEGDALQTLKLTRKRNNFELEQNPLKGKTNFKIEMQN from the coding sequence ATGAATAAAATATTTTCCTCCAAAACGGTCTTTCTGGCACTTCTTTTTTTCGGAATTGCTTCACTACAGGCGCAAATTCAAAATGCTGAAGTCCTGAATGCGCCGCCCGATATGAGTAAAGATTTTGAAGATTATTCAAATACCTTCTATTTTGCCGATGAACTTATCGGTTTTGATCCTTCAACCGGAAAAGGAACGATTAAATACCAGCGCAATAATTACGAAACCCGCCAGGCTTTTAATAACATGCTAATGCGACCAGTTCCCGCTAAAGCAAATGAATTTCCTACCACCGAATATGAAGCATCACCTGAGCTACCTTTCGAAATTCAGTTTGTTTCAGATCGTACCATTCGCATAAAAATGGCTTCCGGCCCACAATTTCATAAGCAGGAAGAATCGCTAATGCTCGTTGACGGCAAGGCACCAAACCATCCGGAAGCCTGGAAATCTTCAAAAATTGAGGGCGGCTATAAATATACCAGCGCACATGGCTCCGTAGAAATTCAAACCAAACCCTGGCATGTAAAAATTTATGATGAAAATGGAAAGTTACTTACCAGTACTTTGCATAGTTCTGATGTTTCTAATACTTACACCCCGGTTTTGCCATTTTCTTATGTGCGAAGAAACAGTGATTACTCCACAAGCATGGCACCTGTTTTTAGCCTGGAGCCCGGAGAAAAAATATTTGGCTGCGGGGAATCTTTTACTCAATTCAATAAACGCGGACAGAAGGTTATTTTATGGACCGATGATGCCAATGGCGTACAAAATGAAACTATGTATAAGCCTATTCCGTTTTATATGAGCAGTCGCGGCTATGGTGTTTTTATGCATACTTCCTCTCCTATTTCTATAGATTTCGGAAAATATTTTAGTGCTGCCAATAAAATAATGCTTGGCGATGATGTTGCCGATCTATTCATTTTTATAGGCGAGCCTAAAGATATTTTAGATGAATATACCAATCTTACAGGGAAAGCTGCCATGCCACCGCTTTGGTCGTTCGGGTTCTGGATGAGCCGTATTACCTATTTTTCTGAAAAAGAAGGTCGTGAAGTCGCTGATAATCTCAGAAAATATAAAATTCCGAGTGACGTGATCCATTTTGATACAGGCTGGTTTGATGTGGACTGGAGAAATAATTACCAATTTGCCGCAGACCGGTTCGATAATGCTGAAAAAATGCTTTCAGATTTGAAAGAACAGGGATTTCATGTGAGTCTATGGCAACTTCCCTACTTCACCCCAAAAAACACCTTATTTAATGAAATTGTTGAAAAGGAACTTGCAGTAAAAGATCGAAAAGGCAATATTCCTTATGAAGATGCAGTACTTGATTTCTCTAATCCTGAAACCATTACCTGGTACCAGAACAAACTGAAAAACCTGTTCGATCTTGGCGTAAGCGTTTTTAAAGTAGATTTTGGTGAAGCTGCTCCCGCTAACGGAATCTATCATTCCGGCCGTACCGGTTTTTATGAGCACAATCTTTACCCGCTGCGCTACAATAAAGCAGTAGCTGAAATCACAAAACAGGAAAAAGGATATACCCTGATCTGGGCAAGAAGTACCTGGGCCGGCAGTCAGCGATATCCCCTGCACTGGGGAGGCGATGCCGCTACTACAAATTCGGCGATGCTGGCTACTCTTCGCGGCGGACTTTCTCTTGGACTCAGCGGATTCAGTTTCTGGAGTCATGACGTGGGAGGTTTTGTTACCAAATCTCCCGAAAATCTATACCGAAGATGGACCCCTTTTGGAATGCTTTCATCCCATGTTAGAAGTCACGGGGCACCGCCTACAGAACCATGGCTTTACAGCGACAGCTTCCTGAAAGATTTCAGAAAAGCCGATAATATGCGTTACCAACTGATGCCCTATATCTATGCGCAGGCCAAAGAAAGCTCAGAAAAAGGCCTCCCAATGATGCGCGCGCTTTTTGTGGAATTTCCGAATGATGCCGGCTCATGGTTGATTGATGATGAATATCTTTTGGGCTCCAGTATGCTGGTCGCGCCACTTTTTGAAGATGTTACTGAAAGGGATGTTTATCTCCCCGAAGGACAGTGGATAGACTACCAAACTCATAAAGTTTACGAAAGCGGATGGTATAAGATCAAAGCCGGAGAAATTCCAATTATCGCTTTGGTAAGGAATGGTACGGTTATCCCGCACATCAAACTCGCACAGTCAACGCCGGATATGGATTGGAGCAAACTTGAATTAAAAGTATATGCTGCCGAAGGCACCAATTCTGCTTCAGGAAAAGTTTATCTTCCTGAAGGCGATGCCCTCCAAACTCTTAAACTTACCAGGAAAAGAAACAATTTTGAGCTGGAACAAAATCCCTTAAAAGGAAAAACAAATTTTAAAATAGAAATGCAGAATTAA
- a CDS encoding glycoside hydrolase family 3 C-terminal domain-containing protein, translated as MNILPISAQENYEFPFQNPKLDTEKRIDNLLSLMTLEEKVEALSTDPSIPRLGVKGTGHVEGLHGLAQGGPADWGGKDHIPTTTFPQAYGLGETWDTGLLQKIAEAEAVETRYIFQKYNRGGLVVRAPNADLARDPRWGRTEESYGEDPFLTGKMAVAFIKGLQGDDKNYWRTASLMKHFLANSNEDGRTYTSSDFDERLWREYYSVPFRMGVKEGGSRAYMAAYNKVNGIPAMVHPMLKEITRDEWGQNGIICTDGGAFRLLLSDHKYYKTKYEGAAAAIHAGINQFLDQYKEAVYGALAKGYISETDLDNVLRGNYRVMIKLGMLDPAKNNPYAKIGTAGDTIDPWQTKAHKELAREATRKSIVLLKNENNILPLDKNKLQSIAVIGPRADEVLLDWYSGTPPYRITPLDALKERIGDKTEILYAKNNADGKAAEIAKKADIALVLIGNHPTCDAGWAKCPLPSEGKESVDRQSLKSEYEDLVKVVYQANPKTIVALISSFPYAINWTQEHVPAILHMAQNSQELGNGLVDVLFGDYNPAGRLTQTWVKKITDLPPLMDYNIRDGRTYMYFEGKPLYAFGHGLSYTDFSYDNLKISTENLKKGETATLSVEVTNTGKRNGEEVVQLYIKHLNSSVKRPAKELKGFKRVPIKAGETKTIKLPLKAGDLEYWNKEKQEFVLENDQIEIQVGGASDKIALTKKINIRN; from the coding sequence TTGAACATCTTACCTATAAGTGCTCAGGAGAATTATGAATTTCCTTTCCAGAACCCAAAACTGGATACCGAAAAGCGTATCGATAATTTACTTTCCTTGATGACACTGGAAGAAAAAGTGGAGGCTTTAAGTACAGATCCTTCCATTCCGCGATTAGGAGTGAAAGGTACGGGGCACGTCGAGGGATTACACGGTCTGGCACAGGGCGGACCTGCAGACTGGGGTGGAAAAGATCATATTCCCACCACCACCTTCCCACAGGCATACGGACTTGGAGAAACATGGGATACCGGGCTCCTGCAAAAAATAGCCGAAGCCGAAGCTGTAGAAACAAGATATATTTTTCAAAAATACAATAGAGGCGGATTGGTGGTTAGGGCCCCGAACGCCGATTTAGCACGTGATCCACGATGGGGGCGTACAGAAGAAAGTTATGGAGAAGATCCATTTCTTACCGGTAAAATGGCGGTAGCCTTTATTAAAGGACTTCAGGGCGATGACAAAAATTACTGGCGAACTGCCTCCCTGATGAAACACTTTTTGGCAAATTCTAATGAAGATGGCCGAACCTATACTTCTTCTGATTTCGACGAGCGACTTTGGCGGGAATATTACTCCGTTCCCTTCAGAATGGGTGTAAAAGAAGGTGGAAGCCGTGCTTATATGGCAGCTTATAATAAAGTGAACGGCATTCCGGCGATGGTCCATCCTATGTTAAAAGAAATTACCCGAGATGAATGGGGCCAAAATGGAATAATTTGTACAGATGGCGGGGCTTTCAGATTGTTGCTTTCAGATCACAAATATTATAAAACCAAATATGAGGGAGCTGCGGCGGCGATTCACGCCGGGATCAACCAGTTTCTTGACCAGTATAAAGAGGCGGTATATGGCGCTCTGGCAAAAGGATATATTTCTGAAACTGATCTGGATAATGTCCTCCGGGGAAATTACCGGGTAATGATCAAACTGGGAATGCTGGATCCTGCTAAAAATAATCCCTATGCCAAAATTGGGACTGCCGGCGACACTATCGATCCATGGCAAACGAAAGCTCATAAAGAGCTGGCAAGGGAAGCTACCAGAAAATCTATTGTTTTATTGAAAAATGAAAATAATATTCTTCCCCTTGATAAAAATAAACTTCAAAGCATTGCGGTCATCGGGCCCCGGGCAGATGAGGTTTTACTGGACTGGTACAGCGGAACTCCTCCCTATCGTATAACTCCGCTTGATGCTTTAAAAGAAAGAATTGGTGACAAAACAGAAATTTTATACGCGAAGAATAATGCTGATGGCAAAGCCGCCGAAATTGCCAAAAAAGCCGATATCGCTTTGGTTTTAATTGGAAATCACCCCACCTGTGATGCAGGATGGGCTAAATGTCCACTCCCGAGTGAAGGAAAAGAATCGGTAGACCGACAATCCTTGAAATCGGAATATGAAGATCTGGTAAAAGTTGTTTATCAGGCAAATCCGAAAACCATTGTCGCTTTGATCAGCAGTTTTCCGTATGCCATTAATTGGACTCAAGAACACGTCCCCGCAATTTTGCACATGGCTCAAAATAGTCAGGAACTGGGAAATGGACTCGTCGATGTTCTTTTTGGAGATTACAATCCTGCCGGAAGGCTTACCCAAACCTGGGTTAAAAAGATCACAGATCTTCCGCCTTTGATGGATTATAACATCCGTGACGGCCGCACTTATATGTATTTTGAAGGAAAACCTCTTTATGCCTTCGGTCACGGTTTAAGTTATACTGATTTCTCGTATGACAATCTCAAAATAAGTACAGAGAATTTGAAAAAAGGAGAGACCGCAACCCTTAGTGTAGAAGTTACCAATACCGGCAAAAGAAATGGAGAAGAAGTGGTTCAACTTTATATAAAACATCTAAATTCATCAGTGAAACGGCCTGCTAAAGAGCTTAAGGGTTTTAAACGCGTGCCAATAAAAGCGGGTGAAACCAAAACCATAAAACTCCCTCTGAAAGCCGGTGATCTTGAATACTGGAACAAAGAAAAACAGGAGTTTGTTTTGGAAAATGATCAAATAGAAATTCAGGTAGGAGGTGCTTCTGATAAAATAGCTCTGACAAAAAAAATTAATATCCGTAATTAA